A region from the Gossypium hirsutum isolate 1008001.06 chromosome A08, Gossypium_hirsutum_v2.1, whole genome shotgun sequence genome encodes:
- the LOC107948000 gene encoding protein TRANSPARENT TESTA GLABRA 1-like, producing MENSTQESHLRSDNAVTYESPYPLYAMALSSTPAVTHLNYQRIALGSFIEDYTNRVHIISFDPESLTLTTHPSLSFDHPYPPTKLMFQPHRKSPFSSSSDLLASSGDYLRLWEVGHSSIELISVLDNSKTSEFSAALTSFDWNDVEPNRIGTSSIDTTCTIWDIEKGVVETQLIAHDKEVYDIAWGEARVFGSVSADGSVRIFDLRDKEHSTIIYESPQPDTPLLRLAWNKQDLRYMATTLMDSNKVVILDIRSPTTPVAELDRHGASVNAIAWAPQSCKHICSAGDDTHALIWELPTVAGPNGIDPLSMYSASSEINQLQWSAAQPDWIAIAFSNKMQLLKV from the coding sequence ATGGAGAATTCAACTCAGGAATCCCACCTCCGATCCGATAACGCCGTAACCTACGAATCACCCTACCCACTCTACGCCATGGCCTTATCTTCCACGCCCGCCGTCACCCATCTCAACTACCAACGCATCGCTCTCGGCAGTTTCATCGAGGATTACACTAACAGAGTCCACATAATCTCTTTCGACCCTGAATCACTTACCCTCACAACCCACCCATCTTTGTCGTTCGACCACCCTTACCCACCCACCAAACTTATGTTCCAACCCCACCGGAAATCCCCTTTCTCTTCCTCCTCCGACCTCCTCGCTTCATCCGGTGACTACCTCCGTCTCTGGGAAGTTGGGCACTCTTCTATCGAACTTATCTCCGTTCTCGACAACAGCAAAACCAGCGAGTTTTCTGCTGCCTTAACTTCCTTCGATTGGAACGACGTTGAACCCAATAGAATCGGAACATCCAGCATCGACACCACCTGCACCATTTGGGACATTGAAAAAGGCGTTGTGGAAACCCAATTGATTGCTCACGACAAGGAGGTTTACGACATCGCTTGGGGTGAAGCTAGAGTTTTCGGTTCCGTTTCCGCTGATGGGTCCGTAAGGATTTTCGATTTAAGGGACAAAGAACACTCAACTATCATCTACGAAAGCCCTCAACCGGACACCCCTTTGCTAAGATTAGCTTGGAACAAACAAGATTTGAGGTATATGGCTACGACACTAATGGATAGcaataaagttgtgattttggaCATAAGGTCGCCTACTACGCCGGTGGCTGAGTTGGATAGACATGGAGCCAGTGTCAATGCGATTGCTTGGGCTCCCCAGAGCTGTAAGCACATTTGCTCTGCAGGGGATGATACGCATGCCCTTATTTGGGAGTTACCAACTGTAGCTGGGCCTAACGGAATCGATCCTTTGTCTATGTACTCGGCTAGTTCCGAAATTAATCAGTTGCAGTGGTCTGCTGCTCAGCCTGATTGGATTGCCATTGCCTTCTCCAACAAAATGCAGCTTCTCAAAGTTTGA